The proteins below are encoded in one region of Pseudomonas sp. SCB32:
- a CDS encoding GspH/FimT family pseudopilin — translation MAMVFRRASKGFTLLELMVTIAVAAVLLSLAVPSFTDATLSGKLTASANDLVAGVALGRSEAIKRNAVTSMCVSSNGSTCLASGGWEQGWIILSGGSVIQKHAAAPGGFKVTSTAAKIDFQPSGVGNTQATITVCRATPTVGSQERVVQVDATGRAYVSKTTNGSCS, via the coding sequence ATGGCAATGGTCTTTCGCCGAGCCTCCAAGGGCTTCACTCTGCTCGAGCTGATGGTCACCATTGCGGTGGCGGCGGTTCTGCTTTCCCTCGCCGTACCGTCGTTCACCGACGCGACGCTGTCCGGCAAGCTCACCGCCAGCGCCAATGACTTGGTTGCTGGCGTGGCGCTGGGGCGCAGCGAGGCAATCAAGCGCAATGCGGTGACGTCGATGTGCGTGTCCAGTAATGGCAGCACCTGTCTCGCCAGTGGCGGTTGGGAGCAGGGTTGGATCATTCTCAGTGGTGGCTCGGTGATCCAGAAACATGCCGCGGCGCCGGGTGGCTTCAAGGTCACCTCCACCGCCGCGAAGATAGACTTCCAGCCGTCCGGTGTCGGTAATACCCAGGCGACTATCACTGTCTGCCGGGCTACGCCCACCGTGGGTTCGCAGGAACGGGTAGTGCAAGTCGATGCCACGGGACGCGCTTACGTCAGCAAGACCACCAATGGCAGTTGCTCGTAA